A genomic window from Armatimonadota bacterium includes:
- the thpR gene encoding RNA 2',3'-cyclic phosphodiesterase: protein MRLFVAVGLGDQAREKIASLQDRLKQEMPELAWVKPENLHITLKFIGERDDPGRVATALTKVVFQPFEIKVGGLGAFPNQRNPRVIWLGAESGPLSALAKQVDQALAEIGIPADEHPFHGHVTLARVKRGWKGWDGWGDFQESVAKMPVDSFDLVDSHLGPSGSRYLTACKIMAVDI, encoded by the coding sequence ATGCGGCTCTTTGTAGCGGTCGGTCTCGGCGATCAGGCTAGAGAGAAGATCGCCAGTCTTCAGGATCGGCTCAAGCAGGAGATGCCAGAACTGGCCTGGGTCAAGCCGGAGAACCTGCATATCACGCTCAAGTTCATCGGCGAGCGCGACGACCCTGGCCGCGTTGCAACGGCGCTGACAAAGGTCGTTTTTCAGCCCTTTGAGATAAAGGTCGGAGGGTTGGGCGCTTTTCCCAATCAGCGAAACCCGAGAGTGATTTGGCTGGGCGCGGAGAGCGGTCCGCTGAGCGCATTGGCCAAGCAGGTCGATCAAGCGTTAGCGGAGATAGGCATTCCGGCGGACGAGCATCCCTTTCACGGCCATGTAACTTTGGCCAGGGTTAAAAGGGGTTGGAAAGGATGGGACGGTTGGGGTGATTTTCAAGAATCGGTTGCAAAGATGCCGGTCGACTCGTTCGACCTTGTTGATAGCCATCTCGGCCCCTCCGGATCGCGCTACCTGACAGCCTGCAAGATCATGGCGGTCGACATCTGA
- the mltG gene encoding endolytic transglycosylase MltG — translation MASKRARVLLGTILGIALVFAGLGFYVRHQAAPVSSRFAPQLVKLREPQSPEEIAKTLQKRHVVRNPSLLARWLKWKGKSTIAAGDYEFSPDQSMWQIADILIHERFTVNWVSFPEGWTMARIAARLSERGIADEAEFLALCQKPIDINGKTINPPSSGFEGYLAADTYRLPPGTGAEAAMQALIANTYRRWNAERAEKAKALGRSMHEILTIASMIEKEAAKDEDRPLIAAVIYNRLTKKMRLQIDATVLYGMGQWKERVLYADLKHQSLYNTYLNDGLPPGPIASPGIASLDAALNPAKVDYLFYVAKGDGYHQFTSSYSDHLKAIREIRSQK, via the coding sequence TTGGCCTCTAAGCGGGCGCGAGTTCTCTTAGGGACCATCCTCGGCATTGCGCTCGTCTTTGCTGGCCTGGGGTTCTATGTTCGCCACCAAGCCGCTCCCGTTTCCTCGCGATTTGCGCCGCAACTGGTCAAACTCCGCGAACCCCAAAGCCCCGAAGAGATCGCCAAAACTCTGCAGAAGCGCCATGTCGTCCGAAATCCGTCGCTGCTGGCGCGATGGCTGAAATGGAAGGGCAAGTCGACCATCGCCGCGGGCGACTACGAGTTTAGCCCCGATCAGTCGATGTGGCAGATCGCCGACATCCTGATCCATGAGCGGTTTACGGTCAATTGGGTTTCGTTTCCCGAAGGTTGGACGATGGCTCGGATCGCCGCGAGACTGTCCGAGCGCGGCATAGCCGACGAAGCTGAGTTTTTGGCGCTGTGCCAAAAACCGATCGATATCAATGGAAAGACGATCAACCCGCCATCATCGGGATTTGAAGGCTATCTGGCGGCGGACACCTACCGACTGCCGCCAGGCACGGGAGCAGAGGCGGCAATGCAAGCGCTGATAGCCAACACATATCGGCGATGGAATGCCGAGAGAGCCGAGAAGGCTAAAGCCTTAGGCCGCTCGATGCACGAGATTTTGACCATCGCCTCGATGATCGAAAAGGAAGCAGCCAAGGACGAGGATCGGCCGCTCATCGCCGCGGTCATATATAATCGGCTGACTAAGAAGATGCGTCTTCAGATCGATGCGACCGTGCTATACGGAATGGGCCAATGGAAAGAGCGCGTGCTCTACGCCGATCTTAAGCATCAGTCGCTTTACAACACCTATTTGAACGACGGCTTGCCGCCCGGCCCGATCGCCAGCCCGGGCATCGCGAGTCTGGACGCCGCGCTCAATCCGGCCAAAGTCGATTACCTGTTCTACGTAGCCAAAGGAGACGGATACCACCAGTTCACGTCCTCGTACAGCGACCATTTGAAGGCGATTCGGGAGATCCGCAGTCAGAAATGA
- a CDS encoding aminotransferase class I/II-fold pyridoxal phosphate-dependent enzyme, whose amino-acid sequence MPESIDAPRLSLTSSEMRRLADHVVALVIERFDTKSDSPIGKRPTKAELEGLFAEPLPAKGDDPMRLIDQAVEQAFGNTIRVDHARYFAFVPAPNHFVGAMADALCAGFNAFAGTWMVGAGAAQVELTVMEWLRQIVGMPDGAGGLLVSGGSMANLTALVAAREAVLGEDFGHGAVYLSDQTHSSAIRALKVAGFAQRQIRVLPSDKSFRLPFSALQAAVSEDRAAGLCPFCAILNAGTTNTGAVDDFETIVPWARSEGLWIHADAAYGGLAAVSPNQKPKLAGLGEVDSMAIDPHKWLYAPIECGGVLMRDFSLLKRAFKILPDYLLDKERDAGEVDFCDHGIQLSRSFRAFKVWLMLKTFGVEAFAESVDHNVRLAEVAGERLVAKGFELAAPPSLGIVAFWHPEADSAAHRRAVDRLIEDGFAMASSTQLKGRTALRMCTLSPLATKEDVEQTVDKLAQFVLASRSH is encoded by the coding sequence ATGCCCGAATCGATAGACGCGCCACGGCTGTCCCTCACATCGTCGGAGATGCGCCGCCTGGCAGACCATGTGGTCGCGCTCGTGATAGAACGTTTCGACACAAAGAGCGATTCCCCTATCGGCAAGCGACCGACCAAAGCGGAATTAGAAGGACTGTTCGCCGAGCCGCTTCCGGCCAAAGGCGACGATCCTATGCGTCTGATCGATCAGGCCGTCGAGCAGGCGTTCGGCAACACGATCCGCGTCGATCATGCCCGATACTTTGCCTTTGTGCCCGCTCCGAACCACTTTGTCGGCGCGATGGCGGACGCTCTTTGCGCGGGCTTCAACGCCTTTGCCGGCACATGGATGGTGGGCGCAGGCGCCGCTCAAGTCGAGCTGACCGTCATGGAGTGGCTGAGACAGATCGTTGGGATGCCGGACGGCGCGGGCGGACTGCTGGTGAGCGGCGGCTCGATGGCAAACCTAACCGCGCTGGTGGCGGCCAGAGAGGCCGTGCTGGGGGAGGATTTTGGCCACGGGGCGGTTTATCTGTCCGACCAAACCCATTCGAGCGCGATCAGGGCTTTGAAGGTCGCGGGGTTTGCCCAAAGACAGATCAGGGTCTTGCCAAGCGACAAGAGCTTTCGATTGCCGTTTAGCGCGTTGCAGGCTGCTGTCAGCGAAGATCGAGCGGCAGGGTTGTGCCCTTTCTGCGCGATCTTGAACGCGGGCACGACTAACACAGGCGCGGTCGACGACTTTGAGACGATCGTGCCATGGGCAAGGTCGGAGGGACTCTGGATTCATGCGGACGCGGCCTATGGCGGATTGGCGGCCGTATCGCCCAATCAGAAGCCCAAACTGGCCGGATTGGGCGAGGTCGATTCGATGGCGATCGATCCGCACAAGTGGCTCTATGCGCCGATAGAGTGCGGCGGCGTGCTGATGCGCGATTTTTCTTTGCTTAAGCGCGCCTTCAAGATCCTGCCGGACTACCTTTTGGACAAAGAGCGAGACGCGGGCGAGGTCGATTTCTGCGACCATGGCATTCAGCTTTCAAGGTCGTTTAGAGCGTTCAAAGTATGGCTAATGCTGAAGACCTTTGGGGTCGAGGCGTTTGCAGAATCGGTGGATCACAACGTGCGGCTGGCAGAGGTCGCGGGCGAGCGATTGGTCGCTAAGGGGTTCGAACTGGCGGCGCCCCCCAGCTTGGGGATCGTAGCGTTTTGGCATCCAGAAGCCGACAGCGCCGCGCATCGTCGAGCGGTCGATCGCCTCATCGAGGATGGTTTCGCCATGGCCAGCTCGACTCAGCTGAAGGGTCGGACGGCCTTGCGAATGTGTACGCTCAGCCCTCTTGCGACTAAAGAGGATGTTGAGCAGACGGTCGATAAGTTGGCTCAGTTCGTTCTGGCGTCTCGCAGCCACTGA
- the ruvX gene encoding Holliday junction resolvase RuvX, whose product MRIVALDYGEKRVGMAVGDTDLRIAFPQSPLPNKFDLIVKAIMEQGAEKVIVGIPIGLGGKVGRSSKKVVRFVSDLSARLNIPVEMVDERLTTKEAQRRLSEAGASIEKKKAAVDSMAAALILEVYFGL is encoded by the coding sequence ATGCGCATCGTCGCTCTGGATTATGGGGAAAAGCGGGTTGGCATGGCCGTTGGCGACACCGACCTGCGGATCGCTTTTCCCCAGTCTCCCCTGCCCAACAAGTTCGATCTGATCGTTAAAGCCATCATGGAGCAAGGCGCCGAAAAGGTCATCGTCGGCATTCCCATCGGCTTGGGCGGCAAGGTCGGTCGATCCTCGAAGAAAGTCGTTCGCTTCGTCTCCGATCTATCGGCCCGCCTCAACATCCCCGTCGAGATGGTCGATGAGCGGCTGACCACTAAGGAGGCCCAGCGCCGCCTGAGCGAAGCCGGAGCCTCGATAGAGAAGAAGAAGGCGGCCGTCGATTCGATGGCCGCCGCGCTGATACTGGAGGTCTATTTTGGCCTCTAA
- a CDS encoding 4Fe-4S binding protein: MPYVITEPCIGVKDKSCVAVCPVDCIYEGDDMLYINPDECIDCGLCEPECPVSAIYVDTDVPPDWREYIKKNADFFNK; this comes from the coding sequence ATGCCGTATGTGATTACCGAGCCTTGTATAGGCGTTAAGGATAAGTCGTGCGTGGCCGTCTGCCCGGTCGATTGCATCTACGAGGGCGACGACATGCTTTATATAAACCCGGACGAGTGCATCGACTGCGGCCTGTGCGAGCCAGAGTGCCCGGTCAGCGCCATCTATGTCGATACCGACGTGCCGCCCGATTGGCGCGAATACATAAAAAAGAACGCGGACTTCTTCAATAAGTAA
- a CDS encoding YqeG family HAD IIIA-type phosphatase produces MSERFAPSRFRREDAPEWLRRFCPHETVGNVADVDPDALKARGIAAVLLDLDNTLTPWRSYDAPDEIVDWIKRMQEAGFKMCLTSNTRRRSRLIELSERFAIPYALGPMKPRKGILRNALEMLGAKPSEAAIIGDQMFTDVWGGNRLGLYTIWVRPLHHKEFFGTKISRMVENWLVKRLEPYRERI; encoded by the coding sequence ATGAGCGAGCGATTTGCACCAAGCCGATTTCGACGCGAAGATGCGCCCGAATGGCTGCGTCGTTTTTGTCCTCACGAGACGGTCGGCAACGTGGCGGACGTGGATCCCGATGCGCTGAAGGCACGAGGCATCGCCGCCGTTCTGCTCGATTTGGACAATACTTTGACGCCTTGGCGCAGTTACGACGCTCCAGACGAGATCGTAGATTGGATCAAGAGAATGCAGGAAGCGGGGTTCAAGATGTGTTTGACCTCGAACACTCGCCGTCGCTCTCGACTGATCGAGCTGAGCGAGCGGTTCGCCATACCCTATGCGTTAGGACCGATGAAGCCCCGAAAAGGCATCTTGCGCAATGCGCTGGAGATGCTGGGGGCCAAACCCTCGGAAGCCGCGATCATCGGCGATCAGATGTTTACGGACGTCTGGGGCGGCAATCGACTGGGGCTGTACACCATTTGGGTGCGCCCATTGCACCATAAAGAGTTTTTCGGCACCAAAATCAGCCGGATGGTAGAGAATTGGCTGGTGAAACGCTTGGAGCCCTATCGTGAAAGAATCTAA
- a CDS encoding competence/damage-inducible protein A — protein MARAEVVSIGTELLLGQIVDTNAPLLGQRLAEIGIGVYRRYTVGDNLERATEAIQRALQEADVVFTIGGLGPTEDDLTRDAIAEATGCPLIHDENLAEHLRQLFRSRGLTTNDRQFRQAMRPEGSASLPNPHGTAPGIRLEWNGQLIYALPGPRHEFVPMLEKIVLPDLAQRFVGEAIVSRVLRLTGIGESKAEEMLGELTRSENPTVAPLAHVAETHFRITARGKDKAQAEALIAEMEQRVRERVGEFVYGIDDQTLAMALVDLLKSKRQTVATAESCTGGLLGAKLTEIAGSSEVFLGGFVTYSNEMKQRYLGVPAEILESYGAVSEPVARAMAEGALRQTGANWAIGITGIAGPGGGSEDKPVGLVFIGLADANASHTARYQFIGDRAVVRERAVQAALTLLRKAVLLGSCGSL, from the coding sequence ATGGCGCGCGCCGAAGTCGTCTCCATCGGAACGGAACTGCTCTTGGGGCAGATTGTGGACACCAACGCGCCGCTGCTCGGCCAAAGACTGGCCGAGATCGGCATTGGAGTCTATCGTCGGTACACCGTCGGCGATAATTTGGAACGAGCGACCGAAGCCATCCAGCGAGCCTTGCAAGAAGCGGACGTCGTCTTTACGATTGGGGGTTTGGGGCCGACAGAAGATGACTTAACCCGAGACGCGATCGCCGAAGCGACCGGTTGTCCATTGATTCACGATGAAAACCTTGCCGAGCATCTTCGACAGCTCTTTCGGTCTCGCGGGTTGACGACCAACGATCGCCAGTTTCGCCAAGCGATGCGGCCAGAAGGAAGCGCATCTTTGCCCAATCCTCACGGTACCGCGCCAGGGATTAGACTGGAATGGAACGGCCAGCTGATCTATGCGCTGCCTGGCCCGCGACACGAATTTGTGCCGATGCTTGAGAAAATCGTGCTGCCAGACTTGGCCCAGCGCTTTGTCGGCGAAGCGATCGTTTCTCGCGTGTTGCGTTTGACGGGCATAGGCGAATCGAAAGCCGAGGAGATGTTGGGCGAACTGACGCGAAGCGAGAATCCAACGGTCGCTCCCCTGGCGCATGTCGCAGAGACCCACTTTCGCATTACGGCCCGCGGGAAGGACAAGGCGCAGGCCGAAGCCCTAATCGCCGAGATGGAGCAAAGAGTCCGGGAGCGGGTCGGCGAGTTTGTCTACGGCATTGACGATCAAACTCTAGCTATGGCGTTAGTTGATCTGCTCAAATCGAAGCGCCAAACCGTGGCGACGGCAGAATCGTGCACAGGCGGATTGTTGGGCGCCAAACTCACGGAGATTGCAGGCAGTTCCGAGGTTTTCTTGGGCGGTTTTGTAACCTATAGCAACGAGATGAAGCAGAGGTATTTGGGCGTGCCTGCTGAGATTCTGGAATCCTACGGCGCGGTCAGCGAACCGGTTGCCCGTGCAATGGCGGAAGGCGCTCTGAGACAGACCGGCGCGAACTGGGCGATCGGAATTACTGGCATCGCCGGTCCTGGCGGCGGCAGCGAAGACAAGCCCGTCGGCCTGGTCTTCATCGGCTTGGCCGACGCCAATGCGTCCCACACAGCGCGATACCAGTTTATCGGCGATCGAGCGGTTGTGCGGGAAAGGGCCGTGCAAGCGGCGCTTACGCTACTGAGGAAGGCCGTTCTATTGGGATCATGCGGCTCTTTGTAG
- a CDS encoding OsmC family protein, producing MSTAHEYLVKVKWIGGRDGQGVSHSIRSGHTAALGVPSEFGGTNEGTNPEELLTSAIAACYSITFGIIAANRKLPFEGIETEAKGQVEQRTGMFVFTRVEISPTIRLAADATDEQIALANDIAHKADGYCIITNAVRDKVQIEVSPNIVKG from the coding sequence ATGTCGACAGCACATGAATATTTAGTCAAAGTCAAGTGGATAGGGGGCCGGGACGGTCAAGGCGTTTCCCACTCCATCCGATCAGGACATACAGCGGCGCTGGGCGTTCCCAGCGAGTTCGGCGGTACGAACGAAGGCACAAATCCCGAAGAACTTCTCACCTCGGCGATCGCGGCCTGCTATAGCATCACCTTTGGCATCATCGCGGCCAACAGGAAGCTGCCTTTCGAAGGCATCGAGACCGAAGCCAAGGGGCAAGTGGAACAGCGGACGGGCATGTTCGTGTTTACCCGTGTAGAGATCAGCCCGACCATCCGGCTCGCCGCCGACGCTACCGATGAACAGATCGCGCTCGCTAACGACATCGCTCATAAAGCCGACGGCTACTGCATCATTACCAACGCCGTGCGCGACAAAGTTCAGATCGAGGTCAGTCCCAATATCGTCAAGGGCTGA
- a CDS encoding pre-16S rRNA-processing nuclease YqgF — MSRALAVDPGSQKCGIAIVDWEDPQTPLYLGVVDRESLNDALGSLMKQFAPDRLILGSGSHSKKIRQETSIEWKMADEHGTTLEARKLYFERNPPKGWRRWIPRGLLTPPEPIDAYAAWAMLLRLKKITDDEASRLG, encoded by the coding sequence ATGAGCCGAGCCTTGGCCGTCGATCCCGGCAGTCAAAAGTGCGGCATCGCGATCGTCGATTGGGAGGATCCGCAGACTCCTCTCTACCTCGGCGTCGTGGATCGGGAAAGCCTAAACGATGCGCTTGGATCCCTGATGAAGCAGTTCGCGCCAGACCGCCTCATCCTTGGTTCAGGCTCTCACTCCAAGAAGATCCGGCAAGAAACGTCGATCGAGTGGAAAATGGCCGACGAGCATGGCACCACGCTGGAGGCGCGAAAGCTCTATTTTGAGCGCAATCCGCCCAAAGGGTGGCGAAGATGGATCCCTCGCGGCCTCTTGACCCCGCCGGAACCGATCGATGCCTACGCCGCATGGGCGATGCTGCTGAGATTGAAAAAGATAACCGACGACGAAGCGAGCCGCCTCGGATAA
- a CDS encoding M50 family metallopeptidase — MRGDQKAMAGAGVLTLLFHMTPGLNLLGLPFIYLSTHAHELFHAAAAVLTGGSAHYIKVFANGSGVTPVTGGFLPVIASAGYVGSALLGGALIYFGRTAQGARAALAWMCAILAVSLVFWVRGDLVGVLSALFWIALLAYVVRYWRSAAVILAAQFVGLQLCLYGLQAFFVLLRITAYTGLHNDAKLMERATLLPAVFWATAWALFSIVMMGLTLRRAWREPAPRGKNVLFE; from the coding sequence ATGAGAGGCGATCAGAAGGCGATGGCGGGCGCGGGGGTTCTGACGCTGCTGTTCCACATGACGCCCGGCCTCAATCTATTGGGACTGCCGTTCATCTACCTATCGACCCATGCGCACGAGCTCTTCCATGCAGCGGCGGCGGTGTTGACAGGCGGCTCGGCGCACTACATCAAGGTGTTCGCCAACGGCAGCGGCGTAACGCCGGTTACGGGCGGATTCTTGCCGGTCATCGCATCGGCGGGCTATGTGGGCAGCGCGCTGTTGGGCGGCGCGCTGATCTACTTCGGCCGCACGGCTCAGGGCGCGAGGGCGGCGCTGGCCTGGATGTGCGCGATCTTGGCGGTAAGCCTGGTCTTTTGGGTGCGGGGCGATCTGGTCGGTGTGCTTTCGGCCCTCTTCTGGATTGCGCTGCTGGCCTATGTCGTGCGTTATTGGCGCTCGGCGGCGGTGATCTTGGCCGCTCAGTTCGTAGGGCTTCAACTCTGTCTTTACGGCTTGCAGGCTTTCTTCGTTCTGCTGCGAATTACGGCCTATACGGGTCTCCATAACGATGCGAAGCTGATGGAGCGGGCCACGCTGTTGCCGGCCGTCTTTTGGGCGACGGCATGGGCCCTATTCTCGATCGTGATGATGGGCCTGACCTTGCGTCGGGCCTGGCGCGAACCCGCGCCAAGGGGGAAAAATGTCTTATTCGAATGA
- a CDS encoding alpha-L-fucosidase has product MFQRTHPPKLASPIEVDGRRIAIPTKVQYKWHDMEIGTFIHFAPNTWQDSEGDTLKTPLSELNPERLDTDQWARAAKAMGAKYLVFVAKHQGGFCWWQTDTTDYSVKNTPWKGGKGDVMKDVSASCKKHGLGLGVYLSPRDDYHGANVGGRAKDPAKQADYERLYRRQLTELLSNYGDMMEVWFDGSLVFDVGDILEKHAPNAVIFQGPQATIRWVGNEDGYAPYPAWNSVRSGAKKWGDYTAADGDPDGDRWLPNECDARIRNTWFWRTDNEKTLKSLDALMEMYYRSVGHGAVFLLNHTPDPTGLIPEADFKRGEEMGNEIKRLFSIPLATKQGARTDETLLLRGKTPIGHIVLMEEIARGERVRRYALEARVNGQWQTIAEGSAIGHKRIHRFENLEADAVRVRLVETLSDPMLRLIQAHPFLPKR; this is encoded by the coding sequence ATGTTTCAGCGCACCCACCCGCCCAAGTTGGCCTCCCCCATCGAAGTAGATGGCAGGCGGATCGCGATCCCAACCAAAGTGCAGTACAAGTGGCACGATATGGAGATCGGGACGTTCATCCATTTTGCCCCCAACACTTGGCAAGATTCTGAGGGCGACACCCTTAAGACGCCCCTTTCCGAGCTAAACCCAGAGAGGCTCGACACCGACCAATGGGCGCGCGCCGCAAAGGCGATGGGCGCAAAGTATCTCGTCTTTGTCGCTAAGCACCAGGGTGGGTTTTGCTGGTGGCAGACCGATACGACCGATTACAGCGTTAAGAACACGCCATGGAAAGGCGGCAAGGGCGATGTGATGAAGGATGTCTCCGCCTCTTGCAAGAAGCATGGACTGGGCTTAGGGGTCTACCTCTCGCCGCGAGACGACTATCACGGCGCCAATGTTGGAGGCCGGGCCAAAGATCCGGCAAAACAAGCCGATTACGAAAGGCTCTATCGCCGCCAACTGACCGAGCTGCTCTCCAACTACGGCGATATGATGGAAGTCTGGTTCGACGGCAGCCTTGTGTTCGATGTGGGAGACATTCTAGAGAAACACGCGCCGAACGCCGTGATCTTTCAGGGTCCGCAAGCCACCATCCGCTGGGTCGGCAACGAGGACGGTTATGCCCCCTACCCCGCATGGAACTCGGTTCGCTCCGGCGCTAAGAAATGGGGCGACTACACTGCGGCCGACGGCGATCCTGATGGCGACCGCTGGCTGCCGAACGAATGCGACGCCCGAATCCGCAACACCTGGTTTTGGCGAACGGACAACGAAAAAACCCTAAAAAGCCTTGACGCGCTTATGGAGATGTATTACCGCTCGGTCGGTCATGGGGCGGTCTTCTTGCTCAACCACACGCCCGATCCGACCGGCTTGATCCCCGAAGCCGACTTCAAGCGCGGCGAGGAGATGGGCAACGAGATCAAGCGGTTGTTTTCTATCCCGCTGGCGACCAAGCAGGGCGCTCGCACCGATGAGACTCTTCTGCTGCGCGGCAAGACGCCCATAGGGCACATCGTGCTGATGGAAGAGATCGCGCGCGGCGAGCGAGTTCGAAGATATGCGCTGGAAGCCCGCGTTAACGGCCAGTGGCAGACAATCGCCGAAGGCTCCGCCATCGGCCACAAACGCATTCACCGATTTGAAAATCTGGAAGCCGATGCCGTTCGCGTGCGTCTGGTCGAAACGCTGAGCGATCCGATGCTCCGGCTGATCCAGGCTCACCCGTTTCTGCCCAAGAGGTAA
- a CDS encoding DUF1579 family protein has translation MKLLATAVAVVSLIGSAFCQDWKQPAPEEMKQLGFLVGSFAGKQHMEFGGQKMESDAVVNASWQLDGRYIRSDVKYTMTGMEGEISGFMVLTYVPAKKQFRSHWFDSSSPDYVEMFGTMQGNTLTLTSGEVEMPGMGKFLMRSTWTKMNNGNVGMKLEMKQGDQPWFTLMSAEYAKKAAK, from the coding sequence ATGAAGCTTCTCGCAACCGCAGTCGCAGTCGTTAGTCTGATAGGATCGGCGTTTTGCCAGGATTGGAAACAGCCAGCCCCAGAGGAGATGAAGCAGCTCGGCTTTCTAGTCGGATCGTTCGCCGGCAAGCAGCACATGGAGTTTGGCGGCCAAAAGATGGAATCGGACGCCGTGGTCAACGCTTCCTGGCAACTGGACGGACGCTACATCCGGTCGGACGTCAAGTACACCATGACAGGGATGGAGGGCGAAATCTCCGGCTTCATGGTGCTCACCTATGTGCCCGCCAAGAAGCAGTTCCGAAGCCACTGGTTCGATTCGTCCTCGCCCGACTATGTGGAGATGTTTGGCACGATGCAGGGCAACACCCTGACGCTGACCAGCGGCGAAGTGGAGATGCCCGGCATGGGCAAGTTCCTAATGCGGTCAACGTGGACCAAGATGAACAACGGCAATGTGGGCATGAAGCTGGAAATGAAGCAGGGCGACCAGCCTTGGTTCACCCTCATGTCCGCCGAGTACGCCAAAAAGGCCGCCAAGTAG
- a CDS encoding prepilin-type N-terminal cleavage/methylation domain-containing protein, with protein MNRSRSLTTSLIKPTATASLPTPCATKFRSRSVPISSRADGFTLIELLVVIAIIAILAAIAMPVLARSRETARRSVCSSNLRQVGVAWSLYLDDHAGLMPDRRDLKTALGYRPWSDWPSSDPRAGWAALVLKPYSVERAIWNCPSVESTDLGRLIQVEQNGARYWIWRFDRADDPVPLDNLWGKLPDRAIVDLQLAQNPIVGFPESLSDVELTVDPYFPAIAPVNPNLRGKAVHFGGRNRLFLDGHVQWLRDARTN; from the coding sequence ATGAACAGATCGCGCTCGCTAACGACATCGCTCATAAAGCCGACGGCTACTGCATCATTACCAACGCCGTGCGCGACAAAGTTCAGATCGAGGTCAGTCCCAATATCGTCAAGGGCTGACGGCTTCACCCTTATCGAGCTTCTGGTCGTGATCGCGATCATCGCGATTTTGGCCGCTATTGCGATGCCTGTTCTAGCGAGAAGCCGCGAGACGGCCCGCCGTTCGGTCTGCTCGTCCAATCTTAGGCAGGTTGGCGTTGCCTGGTCGCTCTATTTGGACGATCATGCGGGCTTGATGCCCGATCGCCGCGACCTTAAAACGGCGCTCGGCTATCGTCCGTGGAGCGATTGGCCGTCCAGCGACCCTCGCGCGGGATGGGCCGCTCTTGTCCTAAAGCCTTACTCGGTCGAGAGAGCGATTTGGAACTGCCCGAGCGTCGAATCGACCGACCTAGGCAGGCTGATCCAGGTTGAACAGAACGGCGCGCGCTACTGGATTTGGCGATTTGACCGAGCCGACGATCCCGTACCCTTGGACAACCTCTGGGGCAAGCTTCCCGATCGCGCGATTGTCGATCTGCAGCTGGCGCAGAACCCCATCGTTGGCTTTCCGGAGAGTCTATCGGACGTGGAACTGACCGTCGATCCCTACTTCCCAGCCATCGCTCCCGTCAATCCTAACTTACGGGGCAAAGCGGTGCATTTTGGAGGGAGGAACCGCCTCTTCTTGGACGGCCATGTTCAGTGGCTGCGAGACGCCAGAACGAACTGA
- a CDS encoding DUF4870 domain-containing protein, translated as MSYSNEERLWALLVHLLSIVSSIIAPLLVYLIFKESAFVRYHALQALLFQIALWCLGAVFVIMSFCLIGIPFLIALIPVQLIWPIYAGVKANFGELYEYPVVGSIARRSVGI; from the coding sequence ATGTCTTATTCGAATGAAGAACGACTTTGGGCGCTGTTGGTGCATCTGCTATCGATCGTGAGTTCGATCATCGCGCCCCTGTTGGTCTATTTGATCTTCAAAGAGAGCGCGTTCGTGCGCTACCATGCGCTACAGGCATTGCTGTTTCAGATTGCGCTGTGGTGCCTTGGAGCCGTATTTGTGATCATGAGCTTCTGCTTGATCGGGATACCGTTTCTGATCGCGCTCATCCCGGTGCAACTGATCTGGCCCATTTACGCCGGGGTCAAGGCGAACTTCGGCGAGCTGTACGAGTATCCGGTCGTGGGCTCCATCGCCCGCCGCTCGGTAGGCATCTAG